DNA from Parageobacillus thermoglucosidasius:
ACTGTTTCGGCGAATTGATGTTGAACTCTTGGCCAGCTAAGCGGTAAATTTCTTGCTCCACTTCTTTCAGCTGTTCTGCCAATTCTTCCCCCATTTCTTTTAGCCGCTCGACATCGACTTTCACACCGGCAAACTCCATCTCCGCGAGAATGGTGGAAAGCGGCAGTTCCAAATCCGTGAATAGAGAATATTGCTCGTTTTCTTGCAAATCGTGAATAAAACCCTGTTCTAATGCGCGTATCGCCGCCGCTTTGCGCACGAGATGCTCTGCTAAAACTTGTTCATCCGGTACTTTTTGCTTCGCACCTTTTCCGTATACTGCTTCATCTGATTGGACGCCCGCATATTGCTTCGTTTTCGCAATGGAAGCGACGTCTTCGGTCGATTGGGATGGGTTTAACAAATAGGAAGCGATTAATAAATCAAACTGAATGCCGCGCAGATGCACTCCTTGCCATTTTAAAGAAACGATTGCCCGCTTGCCGTCAAAAACGCTTTTTTTCTTTGACTCATCTTCAAGCCATGTTGTAAACAAAGAAGACGACAGCGCCGTATCTGTCCGGATAAAAAAGTTTCCATGCTCATTTGCGATCGCAAAGCCTAAAATCGGCGCTTTATGATAGTTGGATTCCAACACTTCGACAACGAGGGCCGCCTCGTCGGACAAAATTGCTTCCGTCACCTCGTCGACAATCTTATAACCGATTTCCGGCAAGGCCACCGCTGTTTTTTCCTCTTCTTGCGGCGCCAATTTGCCAAGCAGCGAGTTAAAACTAAGCTCTTTAAATAAAGCAATCACTTTGTCCACATCATATCCGCGATATTCTATATCTTCAAACGAAAGATCAATCGGGGCGTCGCGCAAAATGGTCGCCAGCTGTTTGCTCATTAAAGCAAGATCGCGGTGCTTCTCCAAATTTTCTTTCAGTTTGCTTCCGCTTATTTGCTCGATCGAGTCTAATATGTTTTCAATGGAGCCAAACTCTTTTAACAGCTTTAATGCCGTTTTTTCGCCAATTCCCGGCACGCCCGGAATATTATCGGATTTGTCTCCCATCAGCCCTTTTAAATCGATGATTTGTTCTGGCGCCAATCCGTATTTCTCCCGCACCGTCTCCGGAGTATATGACTCGACATCGGTAATGCCCTTTTTCGTAATATCTACCGTTACATGATCAGAAACAAGCTGCGTTAAATCGCGGTCTCCGGAAATCACTTTTACTTCAAATCCTTCGTTTTCCGCTTTTGCGCACAATGTGCCGATAATATCATCCGCTTCGTAATTTTCCAACTCGTAAAAACGAATTTGGTACGCATTTAGCAATTCCCGCAATAACGGAAACTGCTCGGATAATTCCGGAGGCGTCTTTTGCCGCCCGCCTTTATACTCTTCGAACGTCTTATGACGAAATGTCGTTTTCCCGGCATCGAAAGCAACAAGCATATGTGTCGGCTTTTCTTCTTCTAAAATTTTCATTAACATCATCGTAAATCCATACACCGCATTCGTATGAATCCCTTTATCGTTATGTAAAAGCGGCAACGCAAAAAAAGCGCGGTATGCGACACTGTTTCCATCAATAAGTACAAGTTTCCTTTTCAACACATTCCCTCCTCCAACACTGTTGCTCTTATTGTAACATGATTTGCTGCACAACAAAAAAGGACGAGAACGTTTTTTCGTCCTCGCTGTCTTTCCGCTTAATCACGCCGCGCTTGTTTCGGAAAATGCACTGTAAATGTCGTCCCTTTTCCGACTGCGCTTTTTACCGTAATATGGCCATGATGTGCTTCCACTAAATGTTTGACAATGGCCAATCCTAAACCAGTCCCGCCGGAATGGCGGCTTCTTGCTTTATCGACACGGTAAAACCGCTCAAAAATGCGGGGAATTTCCGCTTCCTCGATGCCGATCCCTGTATCTTTGACATGAACGAGAGTTTCTTCCTCTTGCTCTTCCGCAATGACTTCGACTTGTCCGCCTTTTGGAGTATACGTTAAAGCATTTGTGATTAAATTGATAAAAATTTGTTTGAGGCGATTTGCATCTCCTTCCATATATATCGATTTTGCCGCGTGCATGCGAAAATCGATGCCTTTTTCTTCCGCTTTCCGCTGGAACATGATGGCAATTTCATGAAGAAGATGCGTCAGATCCACTGTTTCCATGTGAAGCTGAAACTCTTGCTGTTCAATTTTCGATAAATCAAGCAAATCTTGCACCAATGTCTGCAACCGCTCGCTTTCTTTCCAAATAATCGACAGAAAATGCTCCAGCGTCCGTTCATCTTTCATTGCGCCATCCAGCAGCGTTTCGGCAAATCCTTTAATCGATGTTATCGGCGTTTTTAATTCATGCGACACGTTCGCGACAAAATCTTTGCGCATTTGTTCTAGTTTTTTTAGCTCGGTAATATCATGAAAAACAAGAACGATCCCTTTCCATTCGTCGTTCGTTCCGATGATCGGGGCTCCGTATACTTCAAAATGTTTGCGCTCGATCCCTATCGTCAGCAACATTTGTTTCCGGACTTTTGTTTCCTTCATAAAAATTTCATTGACGAGCTGGACGATTTCTTTATGCGCAAACGCTTCTGCATACGGCCGGTATAAATAATCGACCGGGCGAATATGGAAAATTTCTTTAAACGCACGATTAATCAAATTAATATAACCGCGCCTGTCGATGAGAATAAGCCCGCTTCCCACGTTTTCAATCAGCGTATGCAAGCGGTCTGTCTGCATTTCCTGCGCCTTGCTGATTTCTTGTAAATTATGGGCGAGCCGATTAATAGAATGAACGAGCATTCCCGTTTCATTGTATTTTGCATTTGGAACTCTTGCTTTATAGTTCCCTTTTGCCAATTCAAACGCCACTTTCGTCGCCGCTTCAATCGGTTTCATATACTGGTCGGTAATTTTTAGCCCTAACAAAACAATGACAATGATCGCCGTGCCCAAACTGCTAATCAATACTCCCCAAATTTGCTGAGTCACTTTTTTTAACGAATTGGTTGGGGAACTTAAAACGACATACCCCGCGTTTTGGCCGTCTTTGGAAAATGAAACGATATAATAATATACATCGTCAGCTTTTTCAATGATGGAAAATTGGTTTAGCCGGTTTTTATGCAAAATGTCCCGGATAATCCGTTCATGATCTTCATCGCTAATATGGGCAACATGTCCCGTATCAAACAGCGTTTTTTCATTGCTGTCCAATACGGTGATGCGCGACGACAACGCTTCGCTCATTTCCTGCAAATCTGCTCGAATATGATCAAGAGATTCGTTTTTTAATAAAATGGCGACTGTTTTTGCTTCTTTTTCCATTCGTTTATTCATTGTTTCCACATAAAAGTCTTTAAATAATTGCCCAAGCAATATGCCGAGGCAAATTAAAACAGTGACAATTAACGTCACAAGCCCAAATAACAGCCGCGACCGGAAGCTAGTCATTCCGCTTCGGCTCCTCTAGCTTATACCCAAGTCCTCGTATTGTTTTAATATATAAAGGTTTTTTCGTATCCTGTTCAATTTTCTCACGCAAATGGCTGATGTGAACGTCAACAATGCGGGTATCTCCGGCAAAATCGTAATTCCATACCGCGCTTAACAGCTGGTCTCTCGTTAACACCCGGCCTTTATGTTTTGCTAAATAAAGAAGCAGCTCAAATTCTTTTGGCGTCAGCTCAAGCCGCTCTCCGCCAAAATACGCTTCATATTGATCAGGGAAAATTTTTAAATCGCCGATGACAATTTTATCTATCGCTTCCGTTTCTCCGTTAGAAAACTGCGTGCGCCGCAAAATCGCTTTAACCCGCGCTACTACTTCGCGGGGGCTGAACGGCTTCGTCATATAATCATCCGCACCGAGTTCAAGTCCAAGTATTTTATCAAATTCATCATCTTTCGCTGTCAACATTAAAATCGGTGTCATCACTTTCTGCTGGCGCAATTGTTTGCATACTTCCACTCCATCGAGCTTTGGCAGCATTAAATCAAGAATAATAAACTCCGGCCGTTCGGCCGCCACCTTTTCGATCGCTTCCTCACCGTCGTTTGCGGTTACGACCGTAAATCCTGCACGTTCCAAATTGTATGTTAAAAGTGTGACAATCGATTGCTCATCATCAACAACTAATACTTTTTTGCTCATATGCGCCTCCGCCATTCATAAAATATGATTATCCATTTTTATCATACCACAAACAAACAAAAAAACGCCGGACAAATAGGGCGTTTTTTCATTTAAAAATTTTCTAATATGCGGCCATCTAGCGCTGACAGCGCGTTTGCGCTTTTTAAGCACCTTCAGCACTCCTTTTGGAAATCGCTTTCATTTTTTTATGTGACAAAAATTCGGGAATGCTCCCGAATTTTTGCCTTTGCCATTATTCTAATACTTTCATCACGTTTTTCACAGATTCAACTGATTTGGCAAGCGCCGCTTTTTCTTCTTCAGTCAGTTCTAGTTCGATCACTTTTTCAATGCCGTTTCCGCCTAAAATCGTCGGCACGCCTAAATAAATGCCTTCATAGCCGTATTCTCCCTCAAGATAAGCGATCGCTGGAAGAATGCGGCGTTGATCTTTCACAATCGCTTCCACCATTTCCGCAAGCGAAGCAGCCGGAGCGTAATAAGCACTTCCGTTGCCAAGCAAATTCACAATTTCGCCGCCGCCTTTGCGAGTACGCTCAACAATCGCGTCAAGACGATCTTTTGGAATTAATTTTTCAAGCGGAATGCCGCCAGCATAAGAATAACGGACGAGCGGCACCATATCATCGCCGTGGCCGCCTAACACAAAACCAGTCACATCTTTCACGGAAATATTCAATTCTTGCGCAACGAACGTGCGGAAACGGGCCGTATCTAATACGCCGGACTGGCCGATCACACGGTTTTTCGGGAATCCGGATTCTTTAAATACCGTATATGTCATCGCATCGACAGGGTTTGTCAATACGATAATATAGCAATTCGGCGAATATTTCACGACTTCTTTTGTCACTTGTTTCATAATTTTTTGGTTCGTTGTGACAAGATCGTCGCGGCTCATGCCCGGTTTGCGCGCAATCCCCGCCGTAATAATGACGATATCGGAATCGGCAGTATCGGCATAATCAGAAGTGCCGATAATGTTCGCATCAAAGCCGAGCACCGGGCTTGATTCCAGCATGTCTAACGCTTTTCCCTTTGTCGGGTTTTCCAATTGCGGAATATCGACAAGGACAATATCCCCTAATTCTTTTTGCGCTAAAATAAATGCGGTTGTCGCTCCTGTGAATCCTGCTCCGATTATGGAAATTTTTTTGCGTTTCATCGCCCTTCTCCCATCCTCTCGTGTTTTATTCCATATTGCGGATGATTGCGTCAGCGAATTCGGAGCATTTCACTTCAGTAGCGCCTTCCATCAGACGGGCAAAATCGTATGTGACGATTTTGGAAGCAATCGTTTTTTCCAGCGCATCGACGATAAGCTTTGCCGCTTCGTTCCAGCCGAGATGTTCAAACATCATTACACCGGACAAAATGACAGATGACGGATTCACTTTGTCCAAGCCAGCATATTTCGGAGCCGTTCCATGAGTAGCCTCGAAAATCGCATGTCCTGTTTCGTAGTTAATGTTCGCTCCCGGAGCGATACCAATGCCGCCGACTTGCGCTGCCAGCGCGTCAGAAATGTAGTCGCCGTTTAAGTTCATTGTCGCCACAACATCGAACTCACGCGGGCGCGTCAAAATTTGTTGCAAGAAAATATCGGCAATGACGTCTTTGATAATAATTTTTCCAGCTTCTTCTGCTTCCGCCAGCGCTTTATTCGCCGCTTCTTTTCCTTCTGTTTCGACAATGCGGTCATATTGTGCCCATGTAAATACTTTATCGCTAAATTCTTCTTCCGCTAATTCATAGCCCCAATTTTTAAATGCGCCTTCTGTGAATTTCATAATATTTCCTTTATGAACAAGCGTCACCGATTTTCGTCCATGCTCAATCGCATACTTGATAGCGGCGCGCACTAACCGCTTCGTTCCTTGCTCAGAAATTGGCTTAATGCCGATACCAGACGTTTCTGGGAAGCGGATTTTGCGAACGCCCATTTCATTTTGCAAGAAATCAATCACTTTTTTCACTTCTGGCGTTCCTTTTGCATACTCAATTCCTGCGTAAATGTCTTCCGTGTTTTCACGGAAAATGACCATGTCCGTATCTTCAGGGCGTTTCACCGGAGAAGGAACACCTTTAAAATAGCGGACAGGGCGCAAGCAAACGAATAAGTCCAATTCTTGGCGCAGCGCTACGTTCAATGAACGGATGCCGCCGCCGACCGGAGTCGTTAATGGACCTTTAATAGCAATTATGTATTCACGAATCACATCAAGCGTTTCTTGTGGAAGCCACTCGCCGGTTTGCTTGTACGCTTTTTCACCCGCAAGCACTTCTTTCCAAACGATTTTCTTTTCGCCTTTATACGCCTTTTCGACCGCAGCTTCTAACACGCGGGATGCCGCCGCCCAAATGTCCGGTCCTGTCCCGTCTCCTTCAATAAATGGAATAATCGGATTGTTTGGTACGTTTAACACACCATTCGTTACTGTAATTTTTTCCCCTTGCGTCACCATAACAACCTCCAATATATTTTTGTTGTGAAAGGTGAGAATAGAACTATCTTCTCACCTTTTATAAACTAATTTAGCCTCGTTGTTCAATCGGAACATACGTCCGCTTCTCCGGACCTGTATATTCTGCACGCGGACGGATGAGGCGATTGTTATCATATTGTTCCAAAATATGTGCAAGCCATCCAGACATGCGGCTTACGGCAAAAATCGGCGTAAATAGGTCATGGTCAATTCCTAAACAGTGATAAACAGATGCCGAGTAAAAATCAACATTTGGCGGCAGCGATTTTTCAGAAGTGACAATTTCTTCAATTTTTGCCGACATTTCATACCAGTGCGGCTCGCCAACAAGCTTTGTCAATTTTTCAGACATTTTTCTTAAATGTTTCGCGCGCGGATCTCCTTTGCGGTAAACGCGATGGCCAAATCCCATAATTTTTTCTTTATTTTCTAACTTTTTGCGGATATACGGTTCGACGTTATCAATCGTTCCAATTTCTTTCAACATTTTCATTACCGCTTCGTTCGCGCCGCCGTGAAGCGGCCCTTTCAGCGCTCCAATCGCTGCTGTTATGCCGGAATAAACGTCCGACAATGTTGCTACACAAACGCGCGCAGTAAATGTCGACGCATTTAATTCATGGTCGGCATGCAAAACAAGCGCTTTGTCAAACGCTTCCACCGCCGTTTCATTCGGCTCCTCGCCCGTTAACATGTAAAGGAAATTTGCCGCGAATCCTAAATCTTTTCTTGGCTCGACAGGCTCCAATCCTTTTCGTACGCGGGCGAAAGCAGTAACGACCGTAGGAACCTTCGCTTGCAGGC
Protein-coding regions in this window:
- the mdh gene encoding malate dehydrogenase; translated protein: MKRKKISIIGAGFTGATTAFILAQKELGDIVLVDIPQLENPTKGKALDMLESSPVLGFDANIIGTSDYADTADSDIVIITAGIARKPGMSRDDLVTTNQKIMKQVTKEVVKYSPNCYIIVLTNPVDAMTYTVFKESGFPKNRVIGQSGVLDTARFRTFVAQELNISVKDVTGFVLGGHGDDMVPLVRYSYAGGIPLEKLIPKDRLDAIVERTRKGGGEIVNLLGNGSAYYAPAASLAEMVEAIVKDQRRILPAIAYLEGEYGYEGIYLGVPTILGGNGIEKVIELELTEEEKAALAKSVESVKNVMKVLE
- the icd gene encoding NADP-dependent isocitrate dehydrogenase, which encodes MVTQGEKITVTNGVLNVPNNPIIPFIEGDGTGPDIWAAASRVLEAAVEKAYKGEKKIVWKEVLAGEKAYKQTGEWLPQETLDVIREYIIAIKGPLTTPVGGGIRSLNVALRQELDLFVCLRPVRYFKGVPSPVKRPEDTDMVIFRENTEDIYAGIEYAKGTPEVKKVIDFLQNEMGVRKIRFPETSGIGIKPISEQGTKRLVRAAIKYAIEHGRKSVTLVHKGNIMKFTEGAFKNWGYELAEEEFSDKVFTWAQYDRIVETEGKEAANKALAEAEEAGKIIIKDVIADIFLQQILTRPREFDVVATMNLNGDYISDALAAQVGGIGIAPGANINYETGHAIFEATHGTAPKYAGLDKVNPSSVILSGVMMFEHLGWNEAAKLIVDALEKTIASKIVTYDFARLMEGATEVKCSEFADAIIRNME
- the citZ gene encoding citrate synthase, producing MTVTRGLEGVVATTSSISSIIDDTLTYVGYNIDDLAENATFEEVVYLLWHRELPTKQQLEELKQQLAENATIPKEIIEHFKMYPIEKVHPMAALRTAISMLGLYDEEADVMTKEANYRKAIRLQAKVPTVVTAFARVRKGLEPVEPRKDLGFAANFLYMLTGEEPNETAVEAFDKALVLHADHELNASTFTARVCVATLSDVYSGITAAIGALKGPLHGGANEAVMKMLKEIGTIDNVEPYIRKKLENKEKIMGFGHRVYRKGDPRAKHLRKMSEKLTKLVGEPHWYEMSAKIEEIVTSEKSLPPNVDFYSASVYHCLGIDHDLFTPIFAVSRMSGWLAHILEQYDNNRLIRPRAEYTGPEKRTYVPIEQRG
- a CDS encoding response regulator transcription factor, which produces MSKKVLVVDDEQSIVTLLTYNLERAGFTVVTANDGEEAIEKVAAERPEFIILDLMLPKLDGVEVCKQLRQQKVMTPILMLTAKDDEFDKILGLELGADDYMTKPFSPREVVARVKAILRRTQFSNGETEAIDKIVIGDLKIFPDQYEAYFGGERLELTPKEFELLLYLAKHKGRVLTRDQLLSAVWNYDFAGDTRIVDVHISHLREKIEQDTKKPLYIKTIRGLGYKLEEPKRND
- the pnpS gene encoding two-component system histidine kinase PnpS, translated to MTSFRSRLLFGLVTLIVTVLICLGILLGQLFKDFYVETMNKRMEKEAKTVAILLKNESLDHIRADLQEMSEALSSRITVLDSNEKTLFDTGHVAHISDEDHERIIRDILHKNRLNQFSIIEKADDVYYYIVSFSKDGQNAGYVVLSSPTNSLKKVTQQIWGVLISSLGTAIIVIVLLGLKITDQYMKPIEAATKVAFELAKGNYKARVPNAKYNETGMLVHSINRLAHNLQEISKAQEMQTDRLHTLIENVGSGLILIDRRGYINLINRAFKEIFHIRPVDYLYRPYAEAFAHKEIVQLVNEIFMKETKVRKQMLLTIGIERKHFEVYGAPIIGTNDEWKGIVLVFHDITELKKLEQMRKDFVANVSHELKTPITSIKGFAETLLDGAMKDERTLEHFLSIIWKESERLQTLVQDLLDLSKIEQQEFQLHMETVDLTHLLHEIAIMFQRKAEEKGIDFRMHAAKSIYMEGDANRLKQIFINLITNALTYTPKGGQVEVIAEEQEEETLVHVKDTGIGIEEAEIPRIFERFYRVDKARSRHSGGTGLGLAIVKHLVEAHHGHITVKSAVGKGTTFTVHFPKQARRD
- the polA gene encoding DNA polymerase I, producing MKRKLVLIDGNSVAYRAFFALPLLHNDKGIHTNAVYGFTMMLMKILEEEKPTHMLVAFDAGKTTFRHKTFEEYKGGRQKTPPELSEQFPLLRELLNAYQIRFYELENYEADDIIGTLCAKAENEGFEVKVISGDRDLTQLVSDHVTVDITKKGITDVESYTPETVREKYGLAPEQIIDLKGLMGDKSDNIPGVPGIGEKTALKLLKEFGSIENILDSIEQISGSKLKENLEKHRDLALMSKQLATILRDAPIDLSFEDIEYRGYDVDKVIALFKELSFNSLLGKLAPQEEEKTAVALPEIGYKIVDEVTEAILSDEAALVVEVLESNYHKAPILGFAIANEHGNFFIRTDTALSSSLFTTWLEDESKKKSVFDGKRAIVSLKWQGVHLRGIQFDLLIASYLLNPSQSTEDVASIAKTKQYAGVQSDEAVYGKGAKQKVPDEQVLAEHLVRKAAAIRALEQGFIHDLQENEQYSLFTDLELPLSTILAEMEFAGVKVDVERLKEMGEELAEQLKEVEQEIYRLAGQEFNINSPKQLGVILFEKLQLPVLKKTKTGYSTSAEVLEKLAPQHEIVEKILHYRQLGKLQSTYIEGLLKVVHRDTNKVHTIFNQALTQTGRLSSTEPNLQNIPIRLEEGRKIRQAFIPSEPDWVIFSADYSQIELRVLAHIANDENLIDAFRHGLDIHTKTAMDIFHVSKEEVTPNMRRQAKAVNFGIVYGISDYGLSQNLNITRKEAAEFIKRYFEIFPGVKQYMKDIVQEAKQKGYVTTLLHRRRYLPDITSRNFNLRSFAERTAMNTPIQGSAADIIKKAMIDLSKRLQKENMKARMLLQVHDELILEAPKDEIERLQQIVPEVMENAVQLRVPLKVDYHFGPTWYDAK